The Rattus norvegicus strain BN/NHsdMcwi chromosome 2, GRCr8, whole genome shotgun sequence nucleotide sequence AATCTTCctcaagaaaaacaaaggagagaaaggaaagatctTTAAATGGTTGTCTCTGTAGAAAGCCTGGGTCACACCAATTACCTGTCCAGCTGAAGCCAAGGTGATCTGCAATGTAAGCCAGCCTCTCTTCCATCCGCTCCTGCTCATCCTGGGGATCTATAGAAGGTTAAAAATAGAATGGCCAAAGAGTGTCTGGGACAGAAGGGGAACCATAGTACTGATCATCCAAGAAAGGAAGTCACTCGGTCAAATATCTGATAGTCACACAAATCAGCTATCATGGCTTAGGTCATATGAAGTGGTGTGTTTTCTGATTCTGGGATAAAAAGGGAATGAATCCCATGTGGTGATTTGTTGAAACCATCTGCTTCCATATCCCTTTAATGAAGACTTGTAACTGAACAGAGTGTCTAGTTATCTCAGGACTTTCCTTTTGTGATtgtgaaggagaagaggaggaggaagacaaggagaaggaggaaaaggaagaggaggaggaggaaaagaagaagaagaagaagaagaagaagaagaagaagaagaagaagaagaagaagaagaagaagaagaagaagaagaagaagaagaagaggaagaggaagaagaagaagagaagaagaggaggaggaggaggaagaggaggaggaggaggaggaggagaaagtccACCAAAGCACACTCACTTGACATATGAAACACCAGAGAAACCACAGATGGGATACAGAAGTAGAGTAACTGGTTGGACTGTAGTACTCATGTCTATGGAGGTGACCATCACCACCACGTCCTACCTGAAGGAATGCACTAAGAATTATCTTATACCTGGACTTAATCTGAGGCCAGGAACAACAATGTCCTATTGACCTTTGGAAGAAGGCAGGGCAAAGGCACATGAGCTTTGTAGATCCTTGCCAGTGGGACATTTGCTTCTGAGGCAAAGGTTCTGGCTGTCTGTTTCTAAACAAAGTCATGGAGTACACACTCTCACAAACTAGAATTTATCCAATTCCCTTTTAACTGCTGTGGACTGCTGGGTAGCATGTGAAATTCTGCCACCCACATAGGGATAAGTCTTCATTTAGAGACAATGGAAGCCTGAAGGTTACCTCTCAAAGCCACCCATGGtttccttgtttaaaaaaaaaaattcaatcccAAGAGCCATCATTCCCTCACATCATGCAGAGTTTGAGATTTTGTTGTCTGCTGAATCTCACCTGAGTATTTCGCTGTTCATTTTTACCTCAGGTTTGTTGGACTAATTTGGTTCTCATGGATATCGGAAAGCTGACCTCTTCGAATTGAAAAACAGACCCACAATAATTAGAATGTCTGGATGTGAGAAATTGTTTTGAGTAAAGGGCCTCCTAATCATGACAAAGTTGGATGTACCGATTAAagtacacacaaaaaaattaaaaattagagcCAATTGGCCTTGTGCTGTGAAATCCACATTCTTGTGTGTAAAAGCAAATGTATTTAACTGGAGGCTAAGCCTGGAACATCAGAACAACAAAACTCAACGCTTGTATGGCTTTACGTGCAGCAGCCAAAGAAAAGCGAGGGCCCCCGTTGCTTGGTTACGTTTCTGGTTTGGATAAGCATTCTCATTACTCAATCTTGAGATTGTTTCATAGACAAGAATATACagaaaaagcacaaaacacaaaggGCTTACACAAACACATTAACCACTACAGAAAGCTTAAAGAAAATGAGACATAAATCacgaaataaaacaaacattaccAAAAAAAATCTATATCAAATTTATGACATGCGTAGCACAGGGATTCCCAGTGGCTGGCAAATACCTTCAGCTCGGTCATGGCCATTTTCATCAGGGATGCGTTCAATCATAGTCTCAATGGACTCATCCCAAATGGGCCTTGTGTCAAAGATGTCCTCAGGAGCTGAGTGCTCAGTGTCAACAGGTGGCAGATTCTCAATGACTGACACTTCCAGGGCACTGCTACTTTCGTCGTCTGAGGGTGGCTCTTGCTCCCTTTCTGACTGTGTAAGCCTGTCTACTAATTTGGAAGCCTCATCACTAATCTCCTCAAAGAATTCTATGGAGTTCCGGTAAAGGTCAAAGAAGTGCTCCCTACTCTCTCTTGTGGGGCTCGTGCCTGTCCTGCTGGAAGATGAGGTGCTTCTGCTCTTCACCGGCAGTCGGGATGCAAAGAGCTTTGGTTTTGTGGCCCCTTCTTCTGATTCTGACTCAAACCCCTCTGCCCTCTCCctgctctctgtttctgtctcaatgTAACTTCTGGCTTTCACTGGGCATTTGGTCTTAGCATCCAAGGAGCTAGCGTCTGATTCTGACTTGCTTCTACCATCTGGTCCTCGGCTTAACACGTCTTGTCCCTGGGGGACACCTGACTTCTGGAGAGATATGTCTGGATGGGAGGGGTGCCACTCAGTTCTTTGGGGGGGTGCTTTGATGGGGATTTTGGACTTTGGTTTTGCCCCATCCTCCTCACTCTCCCCATCCAGACCAGATGGGAAATCATCAGAAAATGCACTCTCATCCTCTGCAGATGGAGGGGCTGACACTGAAGTGGGGAGAGTCCTGATAGGAATCTGGGGTTTGATTTCAGCAGAAGGCACGTTTTCCATGGGTGCAGTAGGGATCTCAATCACAGACTTCTGTTCCTCGGGAGAAGAATCTGGGGACTCATCATCCCGATCCGAATAAACAGACCTAGTGACAGTGGAGAAGTCCAGCTGACCAACAGGTTCGGGGAAAGTAGGGCAAGATGTCTGCTTCACAGTGCTTAGAGAATCACTCCACTGCATGGTGGCGGGCTCCTCGGCCACTGTGGATACAGCCTCTTTGGTGGGTGTTTCTGTGGAAGCTGAAATTACCACTTTGGAGTCAAGGTCAGCATCCGAGGCGGGTAAATCCTCTATTTCCTCACTTACATCATCAGGAACTAATTCTCCTTCGTCATCCATTGCTTCTTTGGGTCCTGAGAGTTCCAGTGACTCACTAGTAGTCTCCGTCTGTGGAGGCTCAGCCCCAGTGGCCCCTTCCTTCAAGTCTTCAGAGATAGTCTCTTCATTGGAGTCTTGGCCGATTTGGAAGAAGTGCAAACTTTCATCCGCATAGGACCTTTTGGTCATATCAATAGCACCACTTCGGGTCATCTCAAACAGCTTTCCTTCCTGAAAGAGGAATGGATTTTGTTCACTTGTCGGGGTCCCCTCTTCAGTTGGAGTTCTAGCAGGGGTGGTATCAGGGGTGGTGCCCTGTGACTGTCTGTCTACCATCAAACCAAAtatcttctgctcttcctctttCACTCGAGCTTCAAAGGCTGCGTCATCTTCACGTATCTCGCTCCAAGAGTCAGCATCCACATCCGTTTTGGTGATGATGACTTTGCTTACTTGTTCACCAGTCACTACTGGTGCGTTTGGTGTCGTGGGTGCTACAGACAAGGGGGGCTCATCAGACTGCATTGGCCACAGAGCACTTTTTTGCTCACATTCAGTGTCTAGGTCATGGCCCTCACAATTAGATGCTTCACCTGAGTCCGTTCTACTAGAGGAGCTGGTCATTATGACATCCTCAGGAGAGGATCTGATAATAACAGAATACACTTCAGGTGAATGAACAACTGTAGGATGACAGGTATCTGTTTGGAAATTGCTGGGTTCACCAGAGAAAAAGGATGAGGAAGCAACATTTTCATAAGGGCTGGTGATTTGAGGATGAGAATTTTCATCAGTCTCGGCTATATCAGACACTGGACCGTCCATGGCAAACCTTTCTGTGTGAGTTGTAGTAGATGCCTCTTGAGTAGGACAGTCCTCTGACATGCTCTCCAAAACTGGGTCAGTTACTGTGACCTCTACTTTTACAGGGGAAGATGGAGAAGATATTTCTTTAGCTGATTCATTTTCTTCAGGTACCGCACAATGAGACGAAGAAGACAAGGACGAGTGTTCACTGGGAAGACTTGCTTGTGTAGACTCCACTCTGGAAGGATCAAACTCTCTTTCTTCAAGGTCACTTCCATGAGTATCCTGGAGAGCTAGTGAATCGTTATCAATGGCCAGGGGCTTATCAACATCATGACACTCTGGACTCTGAACTCCTAGGGAGACAGGAGTGGCTGAGTTGCTAGGACTCACAGCCTTACAACCATGGCCATCACAGGCTTCTAACTGAGGAGTCTCTCTGTTCAGGTCAGCATGAGACCCATCGGCACCATCAGCAGAATGAGTCTGACTGTCTTCAGCTAAGTGTGATTTGCAATCTTTGTCTTCTTCTGGGTTACCCGGGTCTTCTTTAACCTCCTCGTTCATCTTGAAAGTATATTGCTTGGGAACTATGGGCTGGAACTGTGCTTCTTCCGGGCTGGAATTAGAGTCTATGctggatgggaggggagatggaggtTGCACTCGAATAACTGGCTCTGTCAGAAGACCTGAGTCCGCACCTTTACTCAGCTGTGTCAGCTCAGGTTCACTCTCTGAGGAGGAAGAAGCCTTTCTGCTCTCTGAAGTCACCAAGACAGGGACGTCACTCTCACCCTCTGTGCTCCCCATCTGTTTCTGTTCGTCCACTTCTGCTGAACAGTCAGCATCGGGGTCCGAGGATGAGGAGGATTCATCTTGCCTGGGCTCTCTTTTGTAGTCCCTTTTTTGCTTTGCTTCTTGCTCAAGTTCATCAAACGTTTTAATTTTCGTTACCATTTTGAAcatttcctcttctggtgtgaaccTTTTTTTCTCCCCGTTTTCAGAGTCATCCTCCTCTGCACATTCATGAATCACAGCAGGTTTGGGTGTACTTGAATCTGAAGGTTTGGGTGTGACCTCATAACTAACTTCTTCAGAGCTGGGGGTGTCAGGGGAGAGGGGGCTTTTCCCTGAGCTCTCCATGAGTGATGTCTGCTCTAGACTGTCATCCTCAGCACTGCCATCGGGATCTCGAAGCAGCCGAGAACGCATGGAAGCCACTTCAGCAACAAGATCTGTTTTGGCAATAGCTGCAGGGAGAGGAAAGTGACTTGGGAGAATTCCTGCCTTCATTTTAGGCTCAACTGGGCTGCTTTCCAGGGAGTCCCTGCAAGGGGACTCTTTCAGGGGACTTGGTTCCAGAGAATCGGGAGTTTTGTGTGAGGAGTTATCTTCTAGCACAGGGCTGGCTTCCAGAGAGTCTTTGTGGCTGACTGCTAATGATTCATCAGCCATTGGGCTGAGGACCTCACTATCCCGGTTATGGAGAGGGAGTTCTAGCCCTTGGGGACTTCTAATGACTCCCTGGGGTTTTGGTTCTGTTCCCTCAACTGTCTTGACAGTAGCATCAGATGGTGGGAAGGCCTTTGTCACCTCTGAGGTAGCTAAGGATTCCTGAGTTTCACTTACTGCTTGTGTCTTACAAGCTGAACTAACAAGTGGGAGCTGACTGTCCCTGCAGGACCCTTCCTCAGTAAGTGCCTGGCATGTCTCATTTGCTAATGATACACTGTGGCTGCCAGGGCAGTCCTCTTGTTTGGAGCACACATCTTTGGGAGGGACTTGGGTAACCTCCTTCAGAACATGCTCTGAATCCCCAGGGACCCCAGCACCTTGTTTTTCAGAACTATCAGCAATGTCATTGGTTATAGGAAGCTCTTTTTCTGAATGAATGTCTGTGGGCGTTTCTACCTTGATAGTTTCCTTGGCCTCTCCAATTTGTTCCTTACTTTTCTTTGGTGAGAAAGAAAGACTCTCTGGACTTGTCTCAGGAGTTTCCGCTAGGCCCTCATGTTTGTAGCTCTCTTCTGAACTGATCTGAGGTGTGCCTTCCATCAAGCTGCCACAAGGTGAGCCCGCTATCACTTCCTGCTTCAGGCTTTCCGAACTGCCACCCAAAGCCCCACTCTGTAAAGACAGAGCTGGGAGGAACTCATCTTTCATGTAATCTAGTGGAAATGTCGTGTTGAAGGGACTCGTGATTACTTGGTCTAAATGAATCTGAGCCTTTTCTGTGTTCTCAGTGAGGCGGAATTGTTGGTATTTGTCATTGTCTTCTAACTCTTGCTTGATGACGTCAGAAAAGTCAGTGGAGGTTTTCCTGTCTGGGCTGATCTGGAGGTCCATGTCTTCCTGCTCATCCACAGTCTTCTCTTGAAGGGTCTCAGCCCCACGATGGCTTTCttctgctgctgccgccgccactGCCGCCGCCACCGGTGGAACTGCCTCGGGTGTTTTAATAACGGGGGTTCtctcaaacctttctctaaccgGATCTTCTGTCCTGAGCCCAACGGTGATGGTGGTAGAACGGAACCGTCTGGATTCCATGGCTCCCGTCACCTGGAATCTCTGGCCACGTTTGGCTGTCTGATTTTCTATTCTCTGGGTTTCTCTCTGGGTTACAGAgtggcctttttctttttctacccgACTTTTACTTTTGTCTTgtgactgtttttgttttgctgattTGTGCTCAAAGAGTCCTGTTTTGTGTTTAGATGGGTCCTGACCTGACTGGAAAGCTTTCATGAGCTCCCGGACAGACATTGTCTCCTCAATTCGTTCAGTTTTGGAGGTGGGCGATATGGGTGgctgtttttctgtctttcctggaGACACAGGTAGGTGCTTTTCATGTTTCCCAGTGGCAGACCCAGGTGCCTGCTTCTCCGGGGTTCTTATAGAAGGTGCACCGGGAGAGCGCTTTTCTGTTTTGCCAGGTGACACTGGAGGAtgtttctctgttcttccagatgaTGGCACAGGTGGACGTTTATCTGTTTTGCCTGAAGGTGACACAGGTGTGTGTCGTTCTGTTTTTATAGATGACACAGGGGAATGTCTTTCATTTTTGGTTGAGGGGGAACCAGGTGAATGTTTCTCGGGTTTACCAGAAAATACTGGTGAATGTCGTTCGGCTTTTGCTGAGGGCGACACAGGGGAGTGTTTCTCATTTTTGCTTGATGGTGACACTGGTGAGTGCCTTTCAGTTTTTGCAGAGGAAGTAAGGGAAGAGTGCCTTTCCATTTTAGAGGAAGGAGAGGACTTTGAAGAGGGCGACACAACTGGGTGTGTCCTGGGAGTGGTCTTTTTGGGCACATCCTCTTTGCCTTTGACTCTGACTGGCAACTTGCTTCGACCTTTCTGCTCATCCTCCACTCGCTTCTGAAGAGCCTTCACTTTGTCCTTTATGGAACCAATAGGAGTTTCTTCTATCAGAGGAGAGGTGGCCTTGGCAGTGGGAAGGGGTTCAGGGGCCAGGCCCCGGTCTTCATCTACTGACTCCTCTGAGCTACCTTTCTTAAGTTCAGTCTTTTCTTCGCTGCCTTGTGggctttcctctttctgtttctgtttctcttttagtTTCCGCCGCACTGGCTTCTTTATCACTAGGCTCGGTTTAACCTGCTTCTGAGCGCTCTGTTTCTCCTCTGCTGGGGAGGTCTTGCCTTTATTACTCTCAGAACTCTTGACAATGGCTGAAGCCTGGCTTGTCTCCCCTGACTTTTCTGGAGCTGTTTGTGGCTTCTTTTCATGAGTACCCGTGTATGAATTTAGGTCATCTGTGAGGTAGTTCACTAACCCAGTGGAGTCCTTCTCTACTTTGGTCTTGGTCTCTCTGTctactctgacctctacacatgggTGTTCAGCGATTTCTACCGGGGCATGCTGCTTGGCCTCTTCGATTTCCTCATCGCTGACAATAACCCATTCCTCCTCTAGCTCCCGCTCAGACTGAGAACTCCGCACACTGCCTTCGTCTCTCATGTACGTTCCACTTCTCAGGATCGCATTCACCTTCTCTAAGTCCTCTTTGACTCTCTCTACAATTTCAAAGGGCTCGCCTGGCTCTTCTTCACCAGCCTTTGCCAGCTCCTTCACTTTGATGGAACCTGCCTTATCAGACACATCTGTGGTCAAGATGGCCGTCATTTTGATCAAATCTTGTTTCATCTCAGAAACTTCAGAGAGCAAGTCCGGACTTGCTAAGACAGGAACTTCATTAACCAGATGGCTTTTCAGGACAGATGTTTCTGTCGACTCTGTCTCATCATCTTTGATGTGAATGAAAAACATTGAAagtaaaatggaaatcaaaaaagaTAGTGGCAAATGTAATCAGGACCAAAACAACACAGCGTCTTTtcctggtggtgggaggggcaacAGAATGGGCTGGGAATGGTGGATCCACAAGGTCTCAAGGAACAAGAGCAAAGCAAGGCTAACGGAAAAAATAACTGAAAAGGAAAATGAGCAGGAAATAACTTGCTTAATTTTCTCACTGtagcacattcatacatacaacaAAGCTATCACAAATACTCACgacatacataaaaaaatcacaaatcaaaAAGAAAGAGCGCAGTGAAATTACACAGAGGCATCTCAAGATTG carries:
- the Ank2 gene encoding ankyrin-2 isoform X16, translating into MTTMLQKSDSNASFLRAARAGNLDKVVEYLKGGIDINTCNQNGLNALHLAAKEGHVGLVQELLGRGSSVDSATKKGNTALHIASLAGQAEVVKVLVKEGANINAQSQNGFTPLYMAAQENHIDVVKYLLENGANQSTATEDGFTPLAVALQQGHNQAVAILLENDTKGKVRLPALHIAARKDDTKSAALLLQNDHNADVQSKMMVNRTTESGFTPLHIAAHYGNVNVATLLLNRGAAVDFTARNGITPLHVASKRGNTNMVKLLLDRGGQIDAKTRDGLTPLHCAARSGHDQVVELLLERGAPLLARTKNGLSPLHMAAQGDHVECVKHLLQHKAPVDDVTLDYLTALHVAAHCGHYRVTKLLLDKRANPNARALNGFTPLHIACKKNRIKVMELLVKYGASIQAITESGLTPIHVAAFMGHLNIVLLLLQNGASPDVTNIRGETALHMAARAGQVEVVRCLLRNGALVDARAREEQTPLHIASRLGKTEIVQLLLQHMAHPDAATTNGYTPLHISAREGQVDVASVLLEAGAAHSLATKKGFTPLHVAAKYGSLDVAKLLLQRRAAADSAGKNGLTPLHVAAHYDNQKVALLLLEKGASPHATAKNGYTPLHIAAKKNQMQIASTLLNYGAETNTVTKQGVTPLHLASQEGHTDMVTLLLEKGANIHMSTKSGLTSLHLAAQEDKVNVADILTKHGADQDAYTKLGYTPLIVACHYGNVKMVNFLLKQGANVNAKTKNGYTPLHQAAQQGHTHIINVLLQHGAKPNATTANGNTALAIAKRLGYISVVDTLKVVTEEVTTTTTTITEKHKLNVPETMTEVLDVSDEEALKQFGDHFIDGEALSDSGDDTVTGDGGEYLRPEDLKELGDDSLPSSQFLDGMNYLRYSLEGGRSDSLRSFSSDRSHTLSHASYLRDSAMIDDTVVIPSHQVSALAKEAERNSYRLSWGTENLDNVALSSSPIHSGRASPCLDRDNSRRCLPKRPCFLVSFMVDARGGAMRGCRHNGLRIIIPPRKCTAPTRVTCRLVKRHRLATMPPMVEGEGLASRLIEVGPSGAQFLGKLHLPTAPPPLNEGESLVSRILQLGPPGTKFLGPVIVEIPHFAALRGKERELVVLRSENGDSWKEHFCEYTEDELNEILNGMDEVLDSPEDLEKKRICRIITRDFPQYFAVVSRIKQDSNLIGPEGGVLSSTVVSQVQAVFPEGALTKRIRVGLQAQPMHSELVKKILGNKATFSPIVTLEPRRRKFHKPITMTIPVPKASSDVMLNGFGGDAPTLRLLCSITGGTTPAQWEDITGTTPLTFVNECVSFTTNVSARFWLIDCRQIQESVAFASQVYREIICVPYMAKFVVFAKSHDPIEARLRCFCMTDDKVDKTLEQQENFSEVARSRDVEVLEGKPIYVDCFGNLVPLTKSGQHHIFSFFAFKENRLPLFVKVRDTTQEPCGRLSFMKEPKSTRGLVHQAICNLNITLPIYAKESESDQEQEEEICMTSEKNDETESTETSVLKSHLVNEVPVLASPDLLSEVSEMKQDLIKMTAILTTDVSDKAGSIKVKELAKAGEEEPGEPFEIVERVKEDLEKVNAILRSGTYMRDEGSVRSSQSERELEEEWVIVSDEEIEEAKQHAPVEIAEHPCVEVRVDRETKTKVEKDSTGLVNYLTDDLNSYTGTHEKKPQTAPEKSGETSQASAIVKSSESNKGKTSPAEEKQSAQKQVKPSLVIKKPVRRKLKEKQKQKEESPQGSEEKTELKKGSSEESVDEDRGLAPEPLPTAKATSPLIEETPIGSIKDKVKALQKRVEDEQKGRSKLPVRVKGKEDVPKKTTPRTHPVVSPSSKSSPSSKMERHSSLTSSAKTERHSPVSPSSKNEKHSPVSPSAKAERHSPVFSGKPEKHSPGSPSTKNERHSPVSSIKTERHTPVSPSGKTDKRPPVPSSGRTEKHPPVSPGKTEKRSPGAPSIRTPEKQAPGSATGKHEKHLPVSPGKTEKQPPISPTSKTERIEETMSVRELMKAFQSGQDPSKHKTGLFEHKSAKQKQSQDKSKSRVEKEKGHSVTQRETQRIENQTAKRGQRFQVTGAMESRRFRSTTITVGLRTEDPVRERFERTPVIKTPEAVPPVAAAVAAAAAEESHRGAETLQEKTVDEQEDMDLQISPDRKTSTDFSDVIKQELEDNDKYQQFRLTENTEKAQIHLDQVITSPFNTTFPLDYMKDEFLPALSLQSGALGGSSESLKQEVIAGSPCGSLMEGTPQISSEESYKHEGLAETPETSPESLSFSPKKSKEQIGEAKETIKVETPTDIHSEKELPITNDIADSSEKQGAGVPGDSEHVLKEVTQVPPKDVCSKQEDCPGSHSVSLANETCQALTEEGSCRDSQLPLVSSACKTQAVSETQESLATSEVTKAFPPSDATVKTVEGTEPKPQGVIRSPQGLELPLHNRDSEVLSPMADESLAVSHKDSLEASPVLEDNSSHKTPDSLEPSPLKESPCRDSLESSPVEPKMKAGILPSHFPLPAAIAKTDLVAEVASMRSRLLRDPDGSAEDDSLEQTSLMESSGKSPLSPDTPSSEEVSYEVTPKPSDSSTPKPAVIHECAEEDDSENGEKKRFTPEEEMFKMVTKIKTFDELEQEAKQKRDYKREPRQDESSSSSDPDADCSAEVDEQKQMGSTEGESDVPVLVTSESRKASSSSESEPELTQLSKGADSGLLTEPVIRVQPPSPLPSSIDSNSSPEEAQFQPIVPKQYTFKMNEEVKEDPGNPEEDKDCKSHLAEDSQTHSADGADGSHADLNRETPQLEACDGHGCKAVSPSNSATPVSLGVQSPECHDVDKPLAIDNDSLALQDTHGSDLEEREFDPSRVESTQASLPSEHSSLSSSSHCAVPEENESAKEISSPSSPVKVEVTVTDPVLESMSEDCPTQEASTTTHTERFAMDGPVSDIAETDENSHPQITSPYENVASSSFFSGEPSNFQTDTCHPTVVHSPEVYSVIIRSSPEDVIMTSSSSRTDSGEASNCEGHDLDTECEQKSALWPMQSDEPPLSVAPTTPNAPVVTGEQVSKVIITKTDVDADSWSEIREDDAAFEARVKEEEQKIFGLMVDRQSQGTTPDTTPARTPTEEGTPTSEQNPFLFQEGKLFEMTRSGAIDMTKRSYADESLHFFQIGQDSNEETISEDLKEGATGAEPPQTETTSESLELSGPKEAMDDEGELVPDDVSEEIEDLPASDADLDSKVVISASTETPTKEAVSTVAEEPATMQWSDSLSTVKQTSCPTFPEPVGQLDFSTVTRSVYSDRDDESPDSSPEEQKSVIEIPTAPMENVPSAEIKPQIPIRTLPTSVSAPPSAEDESAFSDDFPSGLDGESEEDGAKPKSKIPIKAPPQRTEWHPSHPDISLQKSGVPQGQDVLSRGPDGRSKSESDASSLDAKTKCPVKARSYIETETESRERAEGFESESEEGATKPKLFASRLPVKSRSTSSSSRTGTSPTRESREHFFDLYRNSIEFFEEISDEASKLVDRLTQSEREQEPPSDDESSSALEVSVIENLPPVDTEHSAPEDIFDTRPIWDESIETMIERIPDENGHDRAEDPQDEQERMEERLAYIADHLGFSWTELARELDFTEEQIHQIRIENPNSLQDQSHALLKYWLERDGKHATDTVLIECLTKINRMDIVHLLETNTEPLQERMGRTYAEMEQTITLDHSEGFSVLPEELCAVKEKKEQEASKESESSDHPPMVSEEDISVGYSTFQDCIPKTEGDSPAAALSPQMHQESVQQDFSGKMQDQQEYYVTTPGAEVEDTQKATVIPDSLCKTPEDISTPPEEAKPCLQTPVAIEHASPIVQEPEEASEPKEESSPRKTSLVIVESTDDQPQVFEKLDGDAAFQKELTEELGELEASSDEEAMVTTRVVRRRVIIQGDDMPDIPPETVTEEEYVDENGHTVVKKVTRKIIRRYVSSDGTEKEEITMQGMPQEPVNIEDGDSYSKVIKRVVLKSDTQLSEVTLSEPSIVSGTSQFQAEPVEGRRVSKVVKTTMVHGERMEKSLGDSSLATDLPSAKEDFEEALGYTGSHMKVHLPSLVENEILKEDGSIIKRTTMSKARTQRRAVVKDQQGKCINLEHLEDVPGALDQDDLQRDLQQLLRHFCKENTKQEAK